In the genome of Zobellia nedashkovskayae, the window TCTTTCCTGATGGTTTTGGAGCCTTTTCCACTTCTTCTTTTGTTAAGAAACCATCTTTGTTGGTATCAATCTCTGTAAACGTTTCTTTTAAAGGACCGTTCACTTCAGTTTTAGAAAGAAGACCATCTTTATTAGAATCCATTTTAGTGAAAATTGCATCAACAGAAGGTGGACCTTGTTTTGCAGGTTCACTGTTAGCTTGTTGGCTCTTGCATGACATTGCGAATATCGCGATAGTGGTTACACCTATCAACATTGCTTTTGCACTCATATTTTTAGTTTTAGATTCATTTTTACAATTACAAATATTAGAAATGGTTTCATACGAAATGGCTACTTTAAGTGAATCAACGGAAGTTCTCAGTGAATGGACTCCATAGAACTGTAAAATGTTTAACGCATGCTATAGATATATGCAATTTCTTGGTTGTAAAGGTATTGTAGCAAGAAAAATGATATCATGATTTAGGTCATGGAAAAAAATAAAGTGCAATCTGAATTTATTTTGAAGAACGGATAATGGTATTATCCGTATTCTTTTTATGACCCTAAAGCGTTGTTATTTATTTTTTGAAACTGACGAATATCATTCTTAAATGTCTCAAAGTTTATGAGCTTTGTAACTAAAGTTACTTCGCAGATTTTCAAGTCGTTGTAATTTTACCCTAATCAAATAAAGCAAAGCATAATGAAAATAGAACAGATTTATACAGGATGTTTGGCACATGCGGCCTACTACGTAGAAAGTAATGGTGAAGCGGCTATTTTTGACCCACTACGTGAGGTACAACCTTATATAGATAGGGCAATTAATGATCATGCTAAAATTAAATATGTATTCGAGACCCATTTTCATGCAGATTTTGTGAGTGGGCATCTAGACCTAAAAAAGAAAACGGGAGCAGAGATTGTTTTTGGTCCAACGGCAAAACCTGGTTATGATGCTATAATAGCAGAAGATGGACAAGTTTTTAATGTAGGTGATTATAAAATAAAAGTTATTCATACGCCTGGTCATACTATGGAGAGTACAACCTATCTCCTAATAGATGAAAATGGAAAAGAGTATGGAATCATTACCGGAGATACATTGTTTATTGGCGATGTAGGTAGACCGGATTTAGCACAACATGTAGTTGCAGATTTAACGGAAGAGAAGTTGGCAGGTTATCTATATGACTCCTTACGAAACAAAATTATGCCTCTTAGCGATGATTTAATTGTATTTCCTAACCATGGTGCAGGTTCTGCCTGTGGGAAAAAGATGAGTAAGCAAACTACGGATACTTTGGGTCACCAAAAAGCTACCAACTATGCGTTGCGAGCAGATATGACCAAGGAAGAGTTCATTAAAGAGCTATTGACGGGCTTGACCACGCCTCCCAGTTATTTTCCACAGAATGTTATGATAAATATTAAAGGATACGATAGCTTGGATACGGTTATGGACCGTGCAAAAAAACCTTTATCAGCAGAAGCTTTTGAAGTGGTTGCAAATGAAACGGGAGCACTGCTATTGGATACTAGAGATGCCAAAGATTTCGCAAAAGGGTTTGTTCCAAATAGCGTTAATATAGGTCTTGACGGAAGCTTTGCCCAATGGGTAGGCGAGATGATTCCAGATGTTAAACAGGAAATCCTTTTAATT includes:
- a CDS encoding EF-hand domain-containing protein, whose protein sequence is MSAKAMLIGVTTIAIFAMSCKSQQANSEPAKQGPPSVDAIFTKMDSNKDGLLSKTEVNGPLKETFTEIDTNKDGFLTKEEVEKAPKPSGKRPQRQ
- a CDS encoding MBL fold metallo-hydrolase codes for the protein MKIEQIYTGCLAHAAYYVESNGEAAIFDPLREVQPYIDRAINDHAKIKYVFETHFHADFVSGHLDLKKKTGAEIVFGPTAKPGYDAIIAEDGQVFNVGDYKIKVIHTPGHTMESTTYLLIDENGKEYGIITGDTLFIGDVGRPDLAQHVVADLTEEKLAGYLYDSLRNKIMPLSDDLIVFPNHGAGSACGKKMSKQTTDTLGHQKATNYALRADMTKEEFIKELLTGLTTPPSYFPQNVMINIKGYDSLDTVMDRAKKPLSAEAFEVVANETGALLLDTRDAKDFAKGFVPNSVNIGLDGSFAQWVGEMIPDVKQEILLITYPGKQEEAITRLSRVGYDNTIGYLKEGFKTWKEAKKEVETVNRITPKELEIAYASEKPLVIDVRKKSEFDSEHVIGAINVPLNEINQHLAQFPKEKPFVVHCAGGYRSMIASSILKQRGWDNFVDVEGGFAEIKNTGIKVSDYVCPTTLL